Proteins from a single region of Candidatus Binatia bacterium:
- a CDS encoding DUF2267 domain-containing protein yields MGMTGFDVFDSTIHKTNTWLNEIMAELDSTDRHLAYHALRAVLHVLRDRLTVEEAVQLGAQLPMLVRGFYYEGWSPTGKPLKWNKQEFLTCIRDSFRNAVTIPDPEKMVRAVFVIVAHHVSEGEVKNVKGILPKTLRELWPEA; encoded by the coding sequence ATTGGCATGACTGGGTTCGATGTTTTCGACTCCACGATCCACAAGACAAACACCTGGCTCAATGAGATCATGGCGGAACTGGATTCGACGGATCGGCACCTCGCTTACCATGCGCTGCGGGCGGTGTTGCACGTCCTCCGTGATCGGCTGACCGTGGAAGAGGCGGTGCAGCTCGGTGCCCAGCTCCCCATGTTGGTTCGCGGCTTCTATTACGAGGGCTGGAGCCCGACTGGAAAGCCGCTCAAATGGAACAAGCAAGAGTTTCTGACTTGCATACGCGACAGCTTCCGGAATGCGGTGACAATTCCCGACCCCGAGAAAATGGTTCGTGCGGTCTTTGTCATTGTCGCCCACCACGTGTCCGAAGGTGAGGTGAAGAATGTCAAAGGAATCTTGCCGAAGACGTTGCGTGAGCTGTGGCCGGAAGCCTGA
- a CDS encoding alpha/beta family hydrolase yields the protein MNETNVRIPADSATLEGVLGIPEDVQRIVVFAHGSGSSRLSPRNTSVARALRVAGIATLLFDLLTEEEAEDRGNVFDMDLLAQRLRRATAWIRTYQPTKNLHVGYFGASTGAAAALIAAATETAIRAVVSRGGRPDLAGSALPKVKAPTLLIVGGNDTQVLLLNQQAYERLTCEKQLAIVPGASHLFEEPGTLEEVTRLATDWFNRHLVGPAGKR from the coding sequence ATGAACGAGACGAACGTACGCATTCCGGCCGACTCCGCCACGTTGGAGGGAGTGCTGGGCATCCCCGAGGACGTTCAGCGCATCGTCGTGTTTGCGCACGGTAGCGGCAGCAGTCGCCTCAGCCCACGCAACACCTCCGTGGCGCGCGCGCTGCGTGTTGCCGGGATCGCTACCCTGCTTTTCGATTTGCTCACGGAAGAGGAGGCGGAAGACCGGGGCAATGTGTTCGACATGGATTTGCTTGCCCAACGGCTGCGCCGCGCCACCGCCTGGATCCGGACATATCAGCCGACCAAGAACCTGCACGTCGGCTATTTCGGCGCCAGCACTGGCGCCGCTGCAGCACTGATCGCCGCAGCAACCGAGACTGCAATCCGGGCCGTCGTGTCGCGCGGCGGCCGTCCCGACCTGGCGGGTTCCGCACTCCCCAAGGTGAAGGCCCCCACACTGCTCATCGTTGGCGGCAACGATACCCAAGTTCTGCTATTGAACCAGCAAGCCTACGAGCGGCTCACATGCGAGAAGCAATTGGCCATCGTTCCCGGCGCCAGCCATCTCTTCGAAGAACCGGGAACACTGGAGGAGGTCACTCGCCTGGCAACCGATTGGTTCAATCGCCACCTGGTTGGCCCTGCCGGGAAACGGTGA
- a CDS encoding amidohydrolase: MKTNARAFVGGRILPMDPALGEPEAVVIENSRIAAVGERGLIARYPGITVEDLAGRILLPGFIDAHNHHSIAALHPLWADVSSVTNIDELQQLLARQAAHEPEARWVRGVGWTETVAGVLPDRHDLDALGFDRPVIVAHFSLHQCVVSSQGLDELHIGRTTPDPPGGTIVRDAHGEPTGMLIERAWSEAHARSLAAYRDPERWADLIAARARVLLREGITCVHDAACSPAAEAIYQAMAKAGTLPISVLVMPHAEAILTNTFPERLDGPLTGEGDEQVRVGPVKLFADGGIAPAIDAITAGQRFTHGVQFGDLTENLVRAVSRGFRVAVHAMGNAGLAATLEAFTRAARVRRDDDHRFRVEHATLASPAQLKEMVALGAIGVVQPGFVSHMGQLVEGVSFDDEIWMPFGEMARIGITVAASSDDPCAIYEPLRTSVHGVTRRTGSGNVLGPEQALSYEEWLQAYTSGAAYAGGQEHERGTLTPGKRADLVVLNGRLDPMHPPRVAQTWVGGELVYAGE; encoded by the coding sequence TTGAAAACGAATGCACGCGCTTTTGTAGGTGGCCGCATCTTGCCGATGGATCCGGCGCTGGGCGAACCGGAGGCTGTCGTAATCGAGAACTCGCGCATTGCTGCCGTTGGGGAACGTGGGCTTATCGCAAGATATCCGGGGATCACGGTCGAGGATCTCGCTGGTCGAATCCTCCTACCCGGCTTCATCGACGCGCATAACCATCACTCCATCGCCGCGCTCCATCCGCTCTGGGCCGACGTCTCCAGCGTGACGAATATCGACGAGCTGCAGCAGCTGTTGGCTCGTCAGGCCGCGCACGAGCCTGAGGCACGTTGGGTGCGGGGCGTGGGTTGGACTGAAACCGTCGCCGGCGTGCTGCCGGACCGGCATGACCTGGACGCCCTCGGCTTCGATCGTCCGGTCATCGTGGCACACTTCAGCCTGCACCAATGTGTCGTCAGCTCGCAGGGGCTGGACGAGTTGCACATCGGGCGCACCACGCCCGACCCGCCCGGCGGAACCATCGTGCGTGATGCCCATGGCGAACCCACCGGCATGTTGATCGAGCGCGCCTGGAGCGAAGCGCATGCCCGGTCGCTCGCGGCCTATCGCGACCCGGAGCGCTGGGCCGATCTCATTGCCGCCCGTGCCCGCGTGCTGCTCCGGGAAGGAATCACCTGCGTGCACGATGCCGCATGCTCACCGGCGGCAGAGGCAATCTACCAAGCCATGGCCAAGGCCGGCACGCTGCCGATTTCCGTCCTCGTCATGCCGCACGCGGAGGCCATTCTCACCAACACCTTTCCCGAGCGCCTCGATGGCCCGCTGACAGGCGAGGGCGATGAACAGGTCCGTGTCGGGCCGGTCAAACTGTTCGCTGACGGCGGCATCGCGCCGGCCATCGACGCCATCACCGCAGGGCAACGGTTCACCCACGGGGTGCAGTTCGGCGACCTGACAGAAAACCTCGTCCGCGCCGTCTCGCGAGGCTTTCGCGTTGCCGTACACGCCATGGGCAACGCCGGGCTCGCCGCGACCCTGGAGGCGTTCACCCGCGCCGCGCGCGTACGGCGCGACGACGATCATCGTTTCCGTGTCGAGCACGCCACCCTCGCCTCCCCCGCGCAGCTCAAAGAGATGGTGGCCCTCGGCGCCATCGGCGTAGTGCAACCGGGCTTCGTGTCCCACATGGGCCAGCTGGTGGAAGGCGTGTCCTTCGATGATGAGATCTGGATGCCGTTCGGCGAGATGGCGCGGATCGGTATCACAGTCGCCGCCTCGTCCGACGATCCGTGTGCGATCTACGAACCCCTGCGCACCTCCGTGCACGGCGTCACCCGCCGCACCGGGTCCGGCAATGTCCTCGGCCCGGAGCAGGCGCTCAGCTATGAGGAGTGGCTGCAAGCTTACACCTCCGGCGCGGCGTACGCCGGAGGGCAGGAACACGAGCGCGGCACGCTGACGCCGGGAAAGCGGGCAGACCTGGTTGTGCTGAATGGCAGGCTCGACCCGATGCACCCTCCGCGTGTGGCACAAACCTGGGTCGGCGGGGAGTTGGTGTACGCCGGCGAGTGA
- a CDS encoding dodecin family protein — protein sequence MAVARVSEIIASSADSIEGAIQEGLKRATKTIRGITGFEVMRVQGKVDKGKLKEYRVHMNVTFVLDE from the coding sequence ATGGCCGTAGCACGAGTGAGCGAAATCATTGCGTCGTCCGCCGATTCCATCGAGGGTGCCATCCAAGAAGGCTTGAAGCGCGCCACCAAGACGATCCGTGGCATCACGGGTTTCGAGGTCATGCGGGTGCAGGGGAAGGTCGATAAGGGGAAGCTGAAGGAATACCGCGTGCACATGAACGTGACCTTCGTGCTCGACGAGTAG
- a CDS encoding phosphoribosyltransferase — translation MFKSRKDAGRKLVAPLLRYADEHPVVLALPRGGVPVAYEVAIALDAPLDVIVVRKLGAPGQPELGIGAVVDGDHPQSVLNEDVMRMLEVSDEYLSREVALELQEIRRRQKRYRSGRPPEPIAGRTAIIVDDGIATGGSVRAAIRGVRQLCPKRLVLAVPVAPPETIDSLRPEVDDLVCLSMPAFFQAVGQFYEDFRQTSDEEVVELLDRARQQMASTLKPGSGQHR, via the coding sequence ATGTTCAAGAGTCGAAAAGATGCAGGACGCAAACTGGTCGCGCCGCTATTGCGCTACGCGGACGAGCACCCCGTTGTGCTGGCGCTGCCACGCGGAGGCGTGCCCGTGGCGTACGAGGTCGCCATCGCCCTCGACGCGCCGCTCGACGTCATCGTCGTCCGCAAACTCGGCGCCCCCGGACAGCCAGAACTCGGGATCGGCGCCGTGGTCGATGGCGACCACCCCCAGAGCGTTCTCAATGAAGACGTCATGCGGATGCTCGAGGTCTCGGACGAGTACCTGAGCCGCGAAGTTGCGCTGGAGCTGCAGGAGATCCGCCGCCGCCAGAAGCGCTACAGAAGCGGGCGTCCCCCGGAGCCGATCGCAGGGAGAACGGCGATCATTGTCGATGACGGCATCGCCACGGGGGGGTCGGTCCGCGCCGCAATCCGCGGTGTACGGCAACTGTGTCCCAAACGGCTCGTTCTCGCCGTACCGGTCGCGCCGCCGGAGACCATCGACTCCCTGCGGCCCGAGGTCGACGATCTGGTGTGCCTCAGTATGCCGGCCTTCTTTCAGGCCGTTGGTCAGTTCTACGAGGACTTCCGCCAGACCAGCGACGAGGAAGTGGTCGAACTGCTCGACCGCGCGCGCCAGCAAATGGCCTCAACTCTGAAACCCGGAAGCGGCCAACACCGTTAG
- a CDS encoding GYD domain-containing protein, which yields MGTYVLLTRISPESMSPPEKLAKLEEQVQSSIKRHCPQVKWLSNYAVLGPYDYLDIFEAPDDLTASKVATIVRSFGHATTETWNAIPWDRFKTVLSELSK from the coding sequence ATGGGAACGTACGTACTGCTGACAAGGATTTCACCTGAGAGTATGAGCCCGCCGGAAAAGCTCGCCAAGCTCGAGGAGCAGGTACAGAGCTCGATCAAGAGACATTGCCCCCAGGTGAAGTGGCTCTCCAACTACGCGGTGTTGGGGCCCTACGACTACCTCGACATTTTCGAAGCGCCGGATGATCTGACGGCAAGTAAGGTGGCGACAATCGTGCGCTCGTTCGGCCACGCCACCACCGAGACCTGGAACGCCATCCCGTGGGACCGGTTTAAAACCGTGCTCAGCGAGCTGTCCAAGTAG